A section of the Oryza sativa Japonica Group chromosome 1, ASM3414082v1 genome encodes:
- the LOC107276354 gene encoding ethylene-responsive transcription factor ERF020 — MSRAECGGGEEEERCRYRGVRRRRWGKWVSEIRVPGTRERLWLGSYATPEAAAVAHDTAVYFLRGGAGDGGGGGATLNFPERAAATYGGGAAVARLSPRSVQRVASDAGMAADAQLVAARDAAPAPAPATAYARPDHCAGATTARHDELARRGMYGAHAHAAGANARTSGERQLVCAEEISVDDMEILM; from the coding sequence ATGAGCCGGgcggagtgcggcggcggcgaggaggaggagcggtgcAGGTACaggggcgtgcggcggcggcggtgggggaagtGGGTGTCGGAGATCCGGGTGCCCGGCACGCGGGAGCGGCTGTGGCTGGGGTCCTACGCCAcgccggaggccgccgccgtcgcgcacgACACGGCCGTCTACTTCCTCCGCggaggcgcgggcgacggcggtggcggcggcgcgacgctcAACTTcccggagcgcgcggcggccacgtacggcggcggcgccgccgtggcgcgccTGTCGCCGCGGTCCGTGCAGCGCGTGGCGTCCGACGCCGGCATGGCCGCCGACGCGCAGCTCGTGGCGGCGCGggacgccgcgcccgcgcccgcgccggcgacggcgtacGCGCGCCCGGATCACTGCgccggcgcgacgacggcgcggcacGACGAGCTGGCGCGCCGCGGGATGTACGGCGCTCACGCGCATGCCGCCGGCGCGAACGCCAGGacgagcggcgagcggcagctcGTCTGTGCCGAGGAGATTAGCGTGGATGACATGGAGATCCTGATGTAA